The Sphingomonas sp. So64.6b genome includes a region encoding these proteins:
- a CDS encoding DUF3617 family protein, whose product MIRFLAPLILLYPGLATAQAIQPGNWDVKSTAVDLVVPGTAGFLLRMMKGKSKTEHKCVAPDQARAGISALLAPDPKSKCRVESSHIADGRIAQVMVCPQKEGGTFRVVRQGSYSAAGFTARMTMSGQTPKGASRIVVDQTATRTAPACRR is encoded by the coding sequence ATGATCCGTTTTCTCGCTCCGCTAATCCTTCTCTATCCCGGCCTGGCTACGGCGCAGGCCATCCAGCCCGGCAATTGGGACGTGAAATCGACCGCGGTCGATCTGGTCGTTCCGGGCACTGCCGGTTTCCTGCTGCGCATGATGAAGGGCAAGTCGAAGACCGAGCACAAATGCGTCGCGCCGGATCAGGCAAGGGCCGGGATATCCGCTCTGCTCGCCCCCGATCCGAAGTCCAAATGCCGGGTCGAAAGCTCACACATCGCCGATGGCAGAATCGCGCAAGTGATGGTGTGTCCGCAAAAGGAAGGCGGCACGTTCCGCGTCGTGCGGCAGGGCAGCTATAGCGCGGCGGGTTTTACCGCGCGCATGACGATGTCCGGGCAAACCCCCAAGGGCGCGTCGCGCATCGTGGTCGACCAGACGGCGACGCGCACCGCGCCCGCCTGCCGCAGATAG